A region of the Myxococcus stipitatus DSM 14675 genome:
GCCCGGGGTGTCCACCGACGCGCTGCTCAAGGAAGTGGACGCGGTGCTGGAGGACGTGCGCAAGAACGGCCTCACCCCCGAGGAGATTCAGCGCGCGCGCACCCGCATCGACACGCGCATGCTGGCGGGCCTCCAGTCCATCGGTGGCTTCGGTGGCAAGGCGGACGTGCTGCAGAGCTACAACCACTTCGTCGGTGAGCCCAGCTACGTGGCGCAGGACCTGGCGCGCTACGAGTCGGTGACGCCCGAGGCCGTGAAGCAGTTCACCCGCGACACGCTGCGTCCCGACGCACGCGTCATCCTCCACGCCGTGCCCGCGCCCCGGAAGCAGGCCCCCGCCGAATCGAAGGAGCGCCACTGATGCGCCGCCTCATCACCGCCCTCGTCTCCCTCTCGCTGGCCGGCTGCGCCAGTCAGCAGAAGCCCACGCCCGCCGAGCCCGCGCCGGCGCCCGCTCCGGCCACACCCGCGGCCCCCGCCGACGCGGAGGCCTTCCGCGCGACGGCGCCCCAGCCCGGCAAGCCCCCGGAGCTGGTGCTGCCCGTCTTCCAGAAGGCCACGCTCGACAACGGGCTCACCGTGCTGGTGAGTACCCGGCGGGAGCTGCCGCTCGTGTACGCGGGGCTCGTCTTCGCGGCGGGCAGCGCGCAGGACCCGGTGGGCAAGCCGGGCCTGGCCGACCTGACGTATCGGATGTTGTTGGAGGGCGCGGGCACCCGCGACACGGTGGCGCTGGACAACGCCCTGGGAGACCTGGGGACCTCCGCCATGCAGGACGTGTCCCCGGACGGCTCGCGGCTGGGCGTGCGGGTCCTGACGCGCAACCTGGACGGCGCGCTCGCGCTGCTGTCGGACATGGCGCTGCGGCCCACCTTCGCGCCCAAGGCCTTCGAGCGCCGGAAGAAGCAGCAGCTCGCGGACCTGGTGCGCCGCCTGGGCAGCCCCAACGCGCTGGGGCAGCTGGTCTTCCTCTCCTCCACCTTCGGGAGCACCCACCCGTACGGGCACAGCGCGACGGGCACGCCCGACTCGGTGCAGTCGCTCACGCTGGAGGACGTGCAGGGCTTCTACAAGAAGCAGGTGGGCCCGGCCGCCGCGGCGCTCGTGCTGACGGGGGACATCTCCCTGGAGGACGCGGTGGCGCTCGCGCGCAAGCACCTGGGGGGATGGAAGGCGCCCGCGGTGCCGCCCGCCGCGCCTCCCGCGCCTCCCGCGTCCACGCGCCAGGCCGTCTACGTGGTGCCCAAGCCCGGCCTGGACCAGACGGTGATGATGCTGGGCCGGCCCGCCATCGCCGCGGGGAACCCGGACGAGTTCGCCCTGGACCTGGCCACCACCGTGTTCGGCGGCTTCTTCGGCAGCCGGCTCAACATGAACCTGCGCGAGGACAAGGGCTACAGCTACGGCGCCGGCGCGGGCATCGACCCTCGGCTGGGCGTGGGCCCGCTGAGCGCGGCCACGTCCGTGCGCGCGGACGTCACCGGGCCCGCGCTCGGTGAGACGATGAAGGAGCTCCACGGGCTGAAGTCGCGCCCCATCACGGAGAAGGAGCTGGAGGCCGCTCGCGAGGGCCTCATCCGCGCCTTCCCGGGCTCCTTCGAGACGGTGGAGGGACTGGGCTCCAGCGCCGCGGTGCTGTTCATGAAGCGCCAGCCGCTGGATGAGTACAGCCGCACCGTGGAGGGCCTGCGCACGGCCACCGCGGCCGAGGTGCAGCGCGCGGCGGAGAAGTACCTGGACCCGGCCACGCTGCAAATCATCCTCGTGGGCGACCCGCTCCTCATCCAGGAGCAGGTGACTCCGCTCAACCTGGGCAAGCTGATGCCGGTGGAGCCGGACACGGAGCCCGGGAAGCCTCGCGCGACCCGCTGAGTGAGGACACGGACCCGGCGCGCATCACCTTCGCGCGCCGGGCCCCTCCTGGAAGCACGTCAGTCGCTCTCCTCGACCTGGCGCTCCAGGGATTTCTCGCGCCCTTCACGTTCGCGCTCCAGCTCATCCGCCTCGTCGATGGGGCTGCGGATGTCGGGCACATCGCCTCCGGCGGGTCCGTCGCTGTCGAGCGCGAACTTCATCTCCCGGGTGCTGTGAATCGAGTCGGCCGCGTAGAGGGGCAGGGTGTCGTCCGCCTGCAGTCCTCGCTCCACGCGGTCCTTGGCGAAGGACGGCCCGGGGTGGCCACCTTTCGAGGGGTCTCTCTTCTGGTTGCGGGTGCCCAAGGGCCCTCCTCATCGAGGGGCCGGGCGAGGAGCTCATCCCCTCGTCCATGTCCCCACGGGCCTCAATGTCGGAGCGGGGAGGGACTGCACCAAGCTCCGGGCGAGGACCGGGGGGCATGCCCGCCCGGTGCGTGGGCGGGGTGACTCACGCCTCCGAGACTCCGTAGTGCCGCGACCAGGTCCGCGAAATCTCCGGAGGGTAGGAGGCGAGCGTCCTCCGCCATTCCTCCTCGAGGTGGAGCGCGCGGGTCTTGTCTCCGTCTTCGCGCAACAGCGTGGCGTATTCGCGGAACGGTGAGTGGTGCGAGGCAGGCAGCTCCAATGCCTTCTCGAAGCAGGACCTGGCCCTCTCGCGGCCTTGTGGGTCCTTCGAGCGCAGGAACAACAGGGCCACGCGCTTGAGCGCCTCGACGGTGCCCGGGAAGAAGAAGCTCAACTGGTAGAAGTCCCTGTTCAGGCGGTGGCTGTTTCTCGGTGAGAACGCGGGCTCGCACTCGATGAACTCGAGGTAGTGGCGGATGGCCTCGGCCTCGGCACCCGACTGCTCCGCGAGTTCCCCGAGATAGAAGTGGTTCACCCCATGGAAGCGTGGGTCCTCGAGCCTGCCATAGAGGTCGGTCGACTCACCCTCCTCGAGACGTTCCTCGAGAGGACGTCTGGGGATGAGCGAGCGCACCAAGTCCATCGAATGCTTCAGGTGCGGACCCGCCT
Encoded here:
- a CDS encoding M16 family metallopeptidase encodes the protein MRRLITALVSLSLAGCASQQKPTPAEPAPAPAPATPAAPADAEAFRATAPQPGKPPELVLPVFQKATLDNGLTVLVSTRRELPLVYAGLVFAAGSAQDPVGKPGLADLTYRMLLEGAGTRDTVALDNALGDLGTSAMQDVSPDGSRLGVRVLTRNLDGALALLSDMALRPTFAPKAFERRKKQQLADLVRRLGSPNALGQLVFLSSTFGSTHPYGHSATGTPDSVQSLTLEDVQGFYKKQVGPAAAALVLTGDISLEDAVALARKHLGGWKAPAVPPAAPPAPPASTRQAVYVVPKPGLDQTVMMLGRPAIAAGNPDEFALDLATTVFGGFFGSRLNMNLREDKGYSYGAGAGIDPRLGVGPLSAATSVRADVTGPALGETMKELHGLKSRPITEKELEAAREGLIRAFPGSFETVEGLGSSAAVLFMKRQPLDEYSRTVEGLRTATAAEVQRAAEKYLDPATLQIILVGDPLLIQEQVTPLNLGKLMPVEPDTEPGKPRATR